Proteins co-encoded in one Capsicum annuum cultivar UCD-10X-F1 chromosome 9, UCD10Xv1.1, whole genome shotgun sequence genomic window:
- the LOC124887126 gene encoding uncharacterized protein LOC124887126: MALWESLVDITQSINELWMVRGDFNLVTSNEENLGGLPVTVADTVYFNHCISVCNLEDPGFKGSKFTWWNGRVDEACIFERLDKALWNKNLQNLFQEKIIKSFRFLNFWLEDETCLEVIRKNWITEVQGNLFIMFHHKPKKTKKALTQWSKERFGNIFQEIATLEDFIKVLEVQFERNPSRENRTKLFKAQAELNMQLRREEDFWKQKSGFEWLRMGRGTLNFSILLFFEKQFTKGQQCEDFSILEEILELIDSNQNEELISYPTM; encoded by the exons ATGGCATTGTGGGAATCTCTAGTTGATATAACTCAATCAATAAATGAACTATGGATGGTTAGGGGAGATTTCAATTTAGTAACTAGCAATGAAGAAAATCTTGGAGGTTTACCTGTTACAGTAGCAGATACAGTTTATTTTAATCACTGTATAAGTGTTTGTAATTTAGAAGATCCAGGTTTTAAAGGGAGTAAGTTTACATGGTGGAATGGGAGAGTGGATGAAGCTTGCATATTTGAGAGACTGGATAAAGCATTATGGAATAAAAATCTACAAAATTTATTCCAG GAAAAGATCATTAAATCTTTTAGATTTTTGAACTTTTGGCTGGAAGATGAGACTTGCTTGGAGGTAATTAGGAAGAATTGGATAACAGAAGTGCAGGGTAAcctatttatcatgtttcatcaTAAGCCGAAGAAGACTAAGAAAGCATTGACTCAGTGGAGTAAAGAGAGATTTggtaatatttttcaagaaattgcAACTCTTGAGGATTTTATTAAAGTCTTGGAGGTCCAATTTGAACGGAATCCATCTAGAGAGAATAGAACTAAATTGTTCAAAGCCCAGGCAGAGCTGAATATGCAACTCAGAAGAGAAGAGGATTTCTGGAAACAAAAATCAGGATTTGAGTGGTTAAGGATGGGGAGAGGAACACTAAATTTTTCCATACTATT ATTCTTTGAGAAGCAGTTTACTAAAGGGCAGCAATGTGAAGACTTCTCTATACTAGAGGAAATACTGGAGTTAATTGATTCTAATCAGAATGAGGAGTTGATTTCATATCCAACAATGTAG